In the Ignavibacteriales bacterium genome, ATTCACTTGAAAGCGGTGATATTGGTTTGGAAGAATCAATCAAATTGTATGAAGAGGGAATTAATTTAGCTAAACTGTGTTACACAACTTTGAAAGATGCTGAATTAAAAGTAACAGAGTTGAAAAAACAATTGGAACAAAGTATCAAACAATAATTTTGTAAATGATAGGATATTATTAATGGTAGATGAATCGAAATACAAAGTTCTTTTTAAGGTTAATTCACCTGCAGATGTAAAAACATTGTCCATAAATGATCTTAAAACACTTTGTGTAGAAATCCGCGAATATATGGTGGATGTAATTTCGCAAATTGGCGGACACTTCGGCGGCGGACTTGGAACAGTTGAACTTACAGTTGCGCTTCATAAAGTATTTGATACACCAAATGATTTAATCGTTTGGGATACAGGACATCAAGCTTATCCGCATAAAATAATAACCGGAAGAAGAGACCAATTAAAAACAATTCGAAGACTAAACGGGATTAGCGGATTTCTAAAACGAACCGAAAGCGAATACGATGCATTTGGAGCCGGGCATGCTTCAACATCAATATCGGCCGCTCTTGGAATGGCTGTTGCACGTGACATTCAGAAGACAAATAAAAAAATTATTGCCGTAATCGGTGATGGTGCAATGACCGGTGGAATGGCTTACGAAGCAATGAATAATTCTGGTTTAATTAAAAGTAATTTAATTGTTGTGTTGAATGATAACAACATGTCAATAGCTCCAAATGTTTGGCAACTCTCAAATTATTTCAGCGAGATGATCGCTCATCCGGATTACAATAGATTCAAAGGTGCGATCTGGGATCTAACAGGAAAACTTGACAACTTTGGCGACAGAATTAGAAGAGTAACTGCACGAGTCGAATCCGGAATTAAATCTATGATCACGCCTGGTATGTTGTTCGAAGCTTTGGGATTTAGATATTTCGGACCGGTAAACGGACATAGTCTGGAACAACTAATTAAAATTTTTGAACAGATAAAAAATCTAAACGGACCAATTCTTGTTCATGCAACAAGTGAAAAAGGAAAAGGTTATAAACCGGCAGAGAATCATGTCCAGCGTTTACATGCGGCGACTCCATTTGATAAGGTAACAGGCGAGTCAATCAAGAAAGCAGGCGGAACTCCGGCATACACAACAATATTTGGTAATGCATTAGTAGAAATTGCAAAACAAAATCCTAAAGTGATTGGAATAACTGCTGCTATGCCCGATGGAACAGGACTTGATATTTTTCAGAAAGAAATGCCTGAAAGATATTTTGACGTCGG is a window encoding:
- the xseB gene encoding exodeoxyribonuclease VII small subunit: MSKKKENSFEESLNRLQEISNSLESGDIGLEESIKLYEEGINLAKLCYTTLKDAELKVTELKKQLEQSIKQ
- the dxs gene encoding 1-deoxy-D-xylulose-5-phosphate synthase, encoding MVDESKYKVLFKVNSPADVKTLSINDLKTLCVEIREYMVDVISQIGGHFGGGLGTVELTVALHKVFDTPNDLIVWDTGHQAYPHKIITGRRDQLKTIRRLNGISGFLKRTESEYDAFGAGHASTSISAALGMAVARDIQKTNKKIIAVIGDGAMTGGMAYEAMNNSGLIKSNLIVVLNDNNMSIAPNVWQLSNYFSEMIAHPDYNRFKGAIWDLTGKLDNFGDRIRRVTARVESGIKSMITPGMLFEALGFRYFGPVNGHSLEQLIKIFEQIKNLNGPILVHATSEKGKGYKPAENHVQRLHAATPFDKVTGESIKKAGGTPAYTTIFGNALVEIAKQNPKVIGITAAMPDGTGLDIFQKEMPERYFDVGIAEEHAVTFAAGMATQGIIPVVAIYSTFLQRAFDQMIHDVALQKLHVVFVLDRAGLVGADGPTHHGAFDLTYLRLIPNIVIMAPKDEAELRDMLFTAVNYEKGPIAIRYPRGSALGVPVKNGFTEIPIGKAERLVNGQDVALLAVGNMVEYAKKSSEKLLAEGIRCEIINMRFIKPLDVDMLHDVVTRFEKIVTLEESTIIGGFGTGVLEYLAERNLKNDILRIGLPDKFVDHGTQEELHKQIGIDPDGIVEKIKKFLNTKINHGVVA